In Mus musculus strain C57BL/6J chromosome 1, GRCm38.p6 C57BL/6J, a single genomic region encodes these proteins:
- the Abl2 gene encoding tyrosine-protein kinase ABL2 isoform X2, with translation MVLGPVQLPSTSYCRDQDTLLPCLGRDVSEFAVAHVTDHFASCVEDGFEGDKTGGSSPEVLHRPFGCDAESQALNEAIRWSSKENLLGATESDPNLFVALYDFVASGDNTLSITKGEKLRVLGYNQNGEWSEVRSKNGQGWVPSNYITPVNSLEKHSWYHGPVSRSAAEYLLSSLINGSFLVRESESSPGQLSISLRYEGRVYHYRINTTTDSKVYVTAESRFSTLAELVHHHSTVADGLVTTLHYPAPKCNKPTVYGVSPIHDKWEMERTDITMKHKLGGGQYGEVYVGVWKKYSLTVAVKTLKEDTMEVEEFLKEAAVMKEIKHPNLVQLLGVCTLEPPFYIVTEYMPYGNLLDYLRECSREEVTAVVLLYMATQISSAMEYLEKKNFIHRDLAARNCLVGENHVVKVADFGLSRLMTGDTYTAHAGAKFPIKWTAPESLAYNTFSIKSDVWAFGVLLWEIATYGMSPYPGIDLSQVYDLLEKGYRMEQPEGCPPKVYELMRACWKWSPADRPSFAETHQAFETMFHDSSISEEVAEELGRTASSSSVVPYLPRLPLLPSKTRTLRKQGENKENLDGGLDAAESLASSSAPAGFIRSTQASSGSPALPRKQRDKSPSSLLEDAKETCFTRDRKGGFFSSFMKKRNAPTPPKRSSSFREMENQPHKKYELTGNFSPVASLQHADGFSVAPSQQEPNLVPAKCYGGSFAQRNLCADDDSGGGGGSGTAGGGWSGITGFFTPRLIKKTLGLRAGKPTASDDTSKPFPRSNSTSSMSSGLPEQDRMAMTLPRNCQRSKLQLERTVSTSSQPEENVDRANDMLPKKSEEGAAPARERPKAKLLPRGATALPLRAPDPAITESDSPGVGVAGVAAAPKGKERNGGTRLGVAGVPEDGEQLGWSSPAKAVAVLPTTHNHKVPVLISPTLKHTPADVQLIGTDSQGNKFKLLSEHQVTSSGDKDRPRRVKPKCAPPPPPVMRLLQHPSTCSDPEEEPTAPPAGQHTPETQEGGKKAAPGPMPSSGKPGRPVMPPPQVPLPTSSISPAKMANGTAGTKVALRKTKQAAEKISADKISKEALLECADLLSSAITEPVPNSQLVDTGHQLLDYCSGYVDSIPQTRNKFAFREAVSKLELSLQELQVSSTAAGVPGTNPVLNNLLSCVQEISDVVQR, from the exons ATGGTCCTGGGACCTGTTCAGCTGCCATCAACCAGTTACTGTAGAGACCAGGACACCTTGCTTCCCTGCCTGGGCAGGGATGTCTCGGAGTTCGCTGTGGCCCACGTGACAG ATCACTTTGCCAGCTGTGTGGAGGATGGATTTGAGGGAGACAAGACTGGAGGCAGTAGTCCAG AAGTTTTGCACCGCCCGTTTGGCTGTGATGCTGAATCTCAGGCACTGAATGAAGCGATCAGGTGGAGCTCCAAGGAGAACTTGCTGGGAGCCACTGAGAGTGACCCTAATCTCTTTGTTGCACTTTATGACTTTGTGGCAAGTGGTGATAACACACTCAGTATCACTAAAG GTGAAAAGCTGCGAGTCCTTGGTTATAACCAGAATGGCGAGTGGAGTGAAGTTCGCTCCAAGAATGGACAGGGTTGGGTGCCAAGCAACTACATCACTCCAGTTAATAGCCTGGAGAAACATTCCTGGTACCACGGACCTGTATCCCGCAGCGCAGCAGAGTATCTCCTCAGCAGCCTAATCAATGGCAGCTTCCTGGTTCGAGAGAGTGAGAGCAGCCCTGGGCAGCTGTCCATCTCTCTCAGGTATGAGGGACGTGTGTATCACTACAGGATCAATACCACCACAGACAGCAAG GTGTACGTGACAGCTGAGAGCCGCTTTAGCACCTTGGCAGAGCTTGTTCACCACCACTCCACAGTTGCTGATGGGCTAGTGACCACGCTGCACTACCCAGCACCGAAGTGCAACAAGCCAACCGTCTATGGCGTGTCTCCTATCCATGACAAGTGGGAAATGGAACGGACAGATATCACCATGAAGCACAAACTTGGGGGCGGTCAGTACGGAGAGGTTTACGTTGGCGTCTGGAAGAAGTACAGCCTTACAGTGGCTGTGAAAACACTGAAG GAAGACACCATGGAGGTGGAGGAGTTCCTGAAGGAAGCTGCAGTGATGAAGGAGATCAAGCATCCTAACTTAGTACAACTGCTAG GTGTGTGTACCCTGGAGCCACCGTTTTACATTGTGACTGAATACATGCCGTATGGGAACCTGCTTGACTATCTCCGGGAGTGCAGCCGAGAGGAGGTGACCGCCGTCGTGTTACTTTACATGGCCACCCAGATCTCCTCTGCCATGGAGTACTTGGAGAAGAAGAACTTCATCCATAG AGATCTTGCTGCCCGGAACTGCCTAGTGGGCGAGAACCATGTGGTGAAAGTGGCCGACTTTGGTTTAAGTAGACTGATGACTGGAGATACCTACACTGCTCATGCTGGAGCCAAATTTCCTATTAAATGGACAGCACCCGAGAGTCTGGCCTACAATACCTTTTCAATTAAATCTGACGTTTGGG CGTTTGGAGTACTGTTGTGGGAAATTGCTACATATGGAATGTCACCATATCCAGGTATTGACCTATCTCAAGTCTATGACCTACTGGAAAAAGGATATCGAATGGAACAGCCTGAGGGATGCCCCCCTAAAGTGTATGAACTTATGAGAGCAT GCTGGAAGTGGAGCCCTGCTGACAGGCCCTCTTTTGCTGAAACCCATCAAGCTTTTGAAACAATGTTCCATGACTCCAGCATCTCTGAAG AGGTAGCTGAGGAGCTTGGGAGAacggcctcctcctcctctgtggttCCATACCTGCCTCGGTTACCGCTGCTTCCTTCCAAGACGAGGACCCTGAGGAAGCAGGGGGAGAACAAAGAGAACCTAGATGGGGGCCTTGATGCCGCCGAGAGCCTGGCCTCCAGCTCAGCACCAG CAGGGTTCATTAGAAGCACACAGGCCTCCAGTGGGTCCCCAGCTCTGCCTCGAAAGCAAAGAGATAAGTCGCCCAGCAGCCTCTTAGAAGATGCCAAAGAGACATGCTTTACCAGGGATAGGAAGGGGggcttcttcagctccttcatgaAAAAGAGGAACGCCCCCACGCCCCCGAAGCGCAGCAGCTCCTTTCGAGAAATGGAGAATCAGCCCCACAAGAAATATGAACTCACGGGTAACTTCTCACCTGTTGCTTCTCTACAGCATGCTGATGGGTTCTCTGTCGCTCCCAGCCAGCAAGAGCCGAATCTGGTGCCAGCCAAGTGCTATGGGGGGAGCTTTGCACAGAGGAACCTCTGTGCTGATGATGacagtggtgggggtgggggcagtggcACTGCTGGGGGCGGGTGGTCTGGTATCACAGGCTTCTTTACACCTCGATTAATCAAAAAGACACTGGGCTTGCGAGCAGGTAAGCCCACAGCCAGTGATGACACTTCGAAGCCTTTTCCAAGGTCCAACTCTACATCTTCCATGTCCTCAGGGCTTCCAGAGCAGGATAGGATGGCAATGACCCTTCCCAGGAACTGCCAGAGGTCCAAACTCCAGCTGGAAAGGACAGTGTCCACCTCTTCTCAACCAGAAGAGAATGTGGACAGGGCTAATGACATGCTTCCAAAAAAATCTGAGGAAGGTGCTGCTCCAGCCAGGGAGAGACCAAAAGCCAAACTATTGCCCAGAGGAGCCACAGCTCTTCCCTTGAGAGCCCCTGATCCAGCCATCACAGAGAGTGACTCTCCGGGGGTAGGGGTGGCTGGAGTGGCAGCTGCCCCCAAAGGCAAGGAAAGGAATGGTGGGACGCGACTTGGAGTCGCTGGAGTCCCCGAGGATGGAGAGCAGCTAGGCTGGTCTTCTCCAGCCAAGGCTGTAGCTGTCCTCCCAACCACTCACAACCACAAAGTGCCAGTCCTTATCTCTCCCACTCTGAAACACACTCCAGCTGATGTGCAGCTCATTGGCACAGACTCTCAGGGGAACAAATTCAAGCTCTTATCTGAGCATCAGGTCACATCCTCTGGAGACAAGGACCGACCCCGTCGGGTAAAACCAAAGTgtgccccaccccccccaccagTGATGAGACTACTGCAGCATCCGTCCACATGCTCAGACCCCGAGGAAGAGCCGACTGCCCCACCTGCAGGACAGCACACTCCAGAGAcccaggagggaggaaaaaaggcaGCTCCAGGCCCAATGCCCAGTAGTGGGAAACCTGGGAGGCCAGTCATGCCTCCACCTCAAGTGCCTTTGCCCACATCTTCCATCTCACCGGCCAAAATGGCCAATGGCACAGCAGGTACTAAGGTGGCCCTGAGGAAAACCAAACAGGCAGCTGAGAAAATCTCAGCTGACAAAATCAGCAAAGAGGCCCTGCTGGAGTGTGCCGACCTACTGTCCAGTGCAATCACGGAACCTGTGCCCAACAGCCAACTGGTGGACACTGGGCACCAGCTGCTCGACTACTGCTCAGGGTATGTGGACAGCATCCCTCAGACTCGCAACAAGTTTGCCTTCCGAGAGGCTGTGAGCAAACTGGAACTTAGCTTACAGGAGCTGCAGGTGTCTTCCACAGCTGCTGGTGTGCCTGGGACAAACCCCGTCCTTAATAACTTATTGTCGTGTGTACAGGAAATTAGCGATGTGGTGCAGAGGTAG
- the Abl2 gene encoding tyrosine-protein kinase ABL2 isoform X10 translates to MVLGPVQLPSTSYCRDQDTLLPCLGRDVSEFAVAHVTEVLHRPFGCDAESQALNEAIRWSSKENLLGATESDPNLFVALYDFVASGDNTLSITKGEKLRVLGYNQNGEWSEVRSKNGQGWVPSNYITPVNSLEKHSWYHGPVSRSAAEYLLSSLINGSFLVRESESSPGQLSISLRYEGRVYHYRINTTTDSKVYVTAESRFSTLAELVHHHSTVADGLVTTLHYPAPKCNKPTVYGVSPIHDKWEMERTDITMKHKLGGGQYGEVYVGVWKKYSLTVAVKTLKEDTMEVEEFLKEAAVMKEIKHPNLVQLLGVCTLEPPFYIVTEYMPYGNLLDYLRECSREEVTAVVLLYMATQISSAMEYLEKKNFIHRDLAARNCLVGENHVVKVADFGLSRLMTGDTYTAHAGAKFPIKWTAPESLAYNTFSIKSDVWAFGVLLWEIATYGMSPYPGIDLSQVYDLLEKGYRMEQPEGCPPKVYELMRACWKWSPADRPSFAETHQAFETMFHDSSISEEVAEELGRTASSSSVVPYLPRLPLLPSKTRTLRKQGENKENLDGGLDAAESLASSSAPGFIRSTQASSGSPALPRKQRDKSPSSLLEDAKETCFTRDRKGGFFSSFMKKRNAPTPPKRSSSFREMENQPHKKYELTGLPEQDRMAMTLPRNCQRSKLQLERTVSTSSQPEENVDRANDMLPKKSEEGAAPARERPKAKLLPRGATALPLRAPDPAITESDSPGVGVAGVAAAPKGKERNGGTRLGVAGVPEDGEQLGWSSPAKAVAVLPTTHNHKVPVLISPTLKHTPADVQLIGTDSQGNKFKLLSEHQVTSSGDKDRPRRVKPKCAPPPPPVMRLLQHPSTCSDPEEEPTAPPAGQHTPETQEGGKKAAPGPMPSSGKPGRPVMPPPQVPLPTSSISPAKMANGTAGTKVALRKTKQAAEKISADKISKEALLECADLLSSAITEPVPNSQLVDTGHQLLDYCSGYVDSIPQTRNKFAFREAVSKLELSLQELQVSSTAAGVPGTNPVLNNLLSCVQEISDVVQR, encoded by the exons ATGGTCCTGGGACCTGTTCAGCTGCCATCAACCAGTTACTGTAGAGACCAGGACACCTTGCTTCCCTGCCTGGGCAGGGATGTCTCGGAGTTCGCTGTGGCCCACGTGACAG AAGTTTTGCACCGCCCGTTTGGCTGTGATGCTGAATCTCAGGCACTGAATGAAGCGATCAGGTGGAGCTCCAAGGAGAACTTGCTGGGAGCCACTGAGAGTGACCCTAATCTCTTTGTTGCACTTTATGACTTTGTGGCAAGTGGTGATAACACACTCAGTATCACTAAAG GTGAAAAGCTGCGAGTCCTTGGTTATAACCAGAATGGCGAGTGGAGTGAAGTTCGCTCCAAGAATGGACAGGGTTGGGTGCCAAGCAACTACATCACTCCAGTTAATAGCCTGGAGAAACATTCCTGGTACCACGGACCTGTATCCCGCAGCGCAGCAGAGTATCTCCTCAGCAGCCTAATCAATGGCAGCTTCCTGGTTCGAGAGAGTGAGAGCAGCCCTGGGCAGCTGTCCATCTCTCTCAGGTATGAGGGACGTGTGTATCACTACAGGATCAATACCACCACAGACAGCAAG GTGTACGTGACAGCTGAGAGCCGCTTTAGCACCTTGGCAGAGCTTGTTCACCACCACTCCACAGTTGCTGATGGGCTAGTGACCACGCTGCACTACCCAGCACCGAAGTGCAACAAGCCAACCGTCTATGGCGTGTCTCCTATCCATGACAAGTGGGAAATGGAACGGACAGATATCACCATGAAGCACAAACTTGGGGGCGGTCAGTACGGAGAGGTTTACGTTGGCGTCTGGAAGAAGTACAGCCTTACAGTGGCTGTGAAAACACTGAAG GAAGACACCATGGAGGTGGAGGAGTTCCTGAAGGAAGCTGCAGTGATGAAGGAGATCAAGCATCCTAACTTAGTACAACTGCTAG GTGTGTGTACCCTGGAGCCACCGTTTTACATTGTGACTGAATACATGCCGTATGGGAACCTGCTTGACTATCTCCGGGAGTGCAGCCGAGAGGAGGTGACCGCCGTCGTGTTACTTTACATGGCCACCCAGATCTCCTCTGCCATGGAGTACTTGGAGAAGAAGAACTTCATCCATAG AGATCTTGCTGCCCGGAACTGCCTAGTGGGCGAGAACCATGTGGTGAAAGTGGCCGACTTTGGTTTAAGTAGACTGATGACTGGAGATACCTACACTGCTCATGCTGGAGCCAAATTTCCTATTAAATGGACAGCACCCGAGAGTCTGGCCTACAATACCTTTTCAATTAAATCTGACGTTTGGG CGTTTGGAGTACTGTTGTGGGAAATTGCTACATATGGAATGTCACCATATCCAGGTATTGACCTATCTCAAGTCTATGACCTACTGGAAAAAGGATATCGAATGGAACAGCCTGAGGGATGCCCCCCTAAAGTGTATGAACTTATGAGAGCAT GCTGGAAGTGGAGCCCTGCTGACAGGCCCTCTTTTGCTGAAACCCATCAAGCTTTTGAAACAATGTTCCATGACTCCAGCATCTCTGAAG AGGTAGCTGAGGAGCTTGGGAGAacggcctcctcctcctctgtggttCCATACCTGCCTCGGTTACCGCTGCTTCCTTCCAAGACGAGGACCCTGAGGAAGCAGGGGGAGAACAAAGAGAACCTAGATGGGGGCCTTGATGCCGCCGAGAGCCTGGCCTCCAGCTCAGCACCAG GGTTCATTAGAAGCACACAGGCCTCCAGTGGGTCCCCAGCTCTGCCTCGAAAGCAAAGAGATAAGTCGCCCAGCAGCCTCTTAGAAGATGCCAAAGAGACATGCTTTACCAGGGATAGGAAGGGGggcttcttcagctccttcatgaAAAAGAGGAACGCCCCCACGCCCCCGAAGCGCAGCAGCTCCTTTCGAGAAATGGAGAATCAGCCCCACAAGAAATATGAACTCACGG GGCTTCCAGAGCAGGATAGGATGGCAATGACCCTTCCCAGGAACTGCCAGAGGTCCAAACTCCAGCTGGAAAGGACAGTGTCCACCTCTTCTCAACCAGAAGAGAATGTGGACAGGGCTAATGACATGCTTCCAAAAAAATCTGAGGAAGGTGCTGCTCCAGCCAGGGAGAGACCAAAAGCCAAACTATTGCCCAGAGGAGCCACAGCTCTTCCCTTGAGAGCCCCTGATCCAGCCATCACAGAGAGTGACTCTCCGGGGGTAGGGGTGGCTGGAGTGGCAGCTGCCCCCAAAGGCAAGGAAAGGAATGGTGGGACGCGACTTGGAGTCGCTGGAGTCCCCGAGGATGGAGAGCAGCTAGGCTGGTCTTCTCCAGCCAAGGCTGTAGCTGTCCTCCCAACCACTCACAACCACAAAGTGCCAGTCCTTATCTCTCCCACTCTGAAACACACTCCAGCTGATGTGCAGCTCATTGGCACAGACTCTCAGGGGAACAAATTCAAGCTCTTATCTGAGCATCAGGTCACATCCTCTGGAGACAAGGACCGACCCCGTCGGGTAAAACCAAAGTgtgccccaccccccccaccagTGATGAGACTACTGCAGCATCCGTCCACATGCTCAGACCCCGAGGAAGAGCCGACTGCCCCACCTGCAGGACAGCACACTCCAGAGAcccaggagggaggaaaaaaggcaGCTCCAGGCCCAATGCCCAGTAGTGGGAAACCTGGGAGGCCAGTCATGCCTCCACCTCAAGTGCCTTTGCCCACATCTTCCATCTCACCGGCCAAAATGGCCAATGGCACAGCAGGTACTAAGGTGGCCCTGAGGAAAACCAAACAGGCAGCTGAGAAAATCTCAGCTGACAAAATCAGCAAAGAGGCCCTGCTGGAGTGTGCCGACCTACTGTCCAGTGCAATCACGGAACCTGTGCCCAACAGCCAACTGGTGGACACTGGGCACCAGCTGCTCGACTACTGCTCAGGGTATGTGGACAGCATCCCTCAGACTCGCAACAAGTTTGCCTTCCGAGAGGCTGTGAGCAAACTGGAACTTAGCTTACAGGAGCTGCAGGTGTCTTCCACAGCTGCTGGTGTGCCTGGGACAAACCCCGTCCTTAATAACTTATTGTCGTGTGTACAGGAAATTAGCGATGTGGTGCAGAGGTAG
- the Abl2 gene encoding tyrosine-protein kinase ABL2 isoform X1: MGQQVGRVGEAPGLQQPQPRGIRGSSAARPSGRRRDPAGRTADAGFNVFTQHDHFASCVEDGFEGDKTGGSSPEVLHRPFGCDAESQALNEAIRWSSKENLLGATESDPNLFVALYDFVASGDNTLSITKGEKLRVLGYNQNGEWSEVRSKNGQGWVPSNYITPVNSLEKHSWYHGPVSRSAAEYLLSSLINGSFLVRESESSPGQLSISLRYEGRVYHYRINTTTDSKVYVTAESRFSTLAELVHHHSTVADGLVTTLHYPAPKCNKPTVYGVSPIHDKWEMERTDITMKHKLGGGQYGEVYVGVWKKYSLTVAVKTLKEDTMEVEEFLKEAAVMKEIKHPNLVQLLGVCTLEPPFYIVTEYMPYGNLLDYLRECSREEVTAVVLLYMATQISSAMEYLEKKNFIHRDLAARNCLVGENHVVKVADFGLSRLMTGDTYTAHAGAKFPIKWTAPESLAYNTFSIKSDVWAFGVLLWEIATYGMSPYPGIDLSQVYDLLEKGYRMEQPEGCPPKVYELMRACWKWSPADRPSFAETHQAFETMFHDSSISEEVAEELGRTASSSSVVPYLPRLPLLPSKTRTLRKQGENKENLDGGLDAAESLASSSAPGFIRSTQASSGSPALPRKQRDKSPSSLLEDAKETCFTRDRKGGFFSSFMKKRNAPTPPKRSSSFREMENQPHKKYELTGNFSPVASLQHADGFSVAPSQQEPNLVPAKCYGGSFAQRNLCADDDSGGGGGSGTAGGGWSGITGFFTPRLIKKTLGLRAGKPTASDDTSKPFPRSNSTSSMSSGLPEQDRMAMTLPRNCQRSKLQLERTVSTSSQPEENVDRANDMLPKKSEEGAAPARERPKAKLLPRGATALPLRAPDPAITESDSPGVGVAGVAAAPKGKERNGGTRLGVAGVPEDGEQLGWSSPAKAVAVLPTTHNHKVPVLISPTLKHTPADVQLIGTDSQGNKFKLLSEHQVTSSGDKDRPRRVKPKCAPPPPPVMRLLQHPSTCSDPEEEPTAPPAGQHTPETQEGGKKAAPGPMPSSGKPGRPVMPPPQVPLPTSSISPAKMANGTAGTKVALRKTKQAAEKISADKISKEALLECADLLSSAITEPVPNSQLVDTGHQLLDYCSGYVDSIPQTRNKFAFREAVSKLELSLQELQVSSTAAGVPGTNPVLNNLLSCVQEISDVVQR, translated from the exons ATCACTTTGCCAGCTGTGTGGAGGATGGATTTGAGGGAGACAAGACTGGAGGCAGTAGTCCAG AAGTTTTGCACCGCCCGTTTGGCTGTGATGCTGAATCTCAGGCACTGAATGAAGCGATCAGGTGGAGCTCCAAGGAGAACTTGCTGGGAGCCACTGAGAGTGACCCTAATCTCTTTGTTGCACTTTATGACTTTGTGGCAAGTGGTGATAACACACTCAGTATCACTAAAG GTGAAAAGCTGCGAGTCCTTGGTTATAACCAGAATGGCGAGTGGAGTGAAGTTCGCTCCAAGAATGGACAGGGTTGGGTGCCAAGCAACTACATCACTCCAGTTAATAGCCTGGAGAAACATTCCTGGTACCACGGACCTGTATCCCGCAGCGCAGCAGAGTATCTCCTCAGCAGCCTAATCAATGGCAGCTTCCTGGTTCGAGAGAGTGAGAGCAGCCCTGGGCAGCTGTCCATCTCTCTCAGGTATGAGGGACGTGTGTATCACTACAGGATCAATACCACCACAGACAGCAAG GTGTACGTGACAGCTGAGAGCCGCTTTAGCACCTTGGCAGAGCTTGTTCACCACCACTCCACAGTTGCTGATGGGCTAGTGACCACGCTGCACTACCCAGCACCGAAGTGCAACAAGCCAACCGTCTATGGCGTGTCTCCTATCCATGACAAGTGGGAAATGGAACGGACAGATATCACCATGAAGCACAAACTTGGGGGCGGTCAGTACGGAGAGGTTTACGTTGGCGTCTGGAAGAAGTACAGCCTTACAGTGGCTGTGAAAACACTGAAG GAAGACACCATGGAGGTGGAGGAGTTCCTGAAGGAAGCTGCAGTGATGAAGGAGATCAAGCATCCTAACTTAGTACAACTGCTAG GTGTGTGTACCCTGGAGCCACCGTTTTACATTGTGACTGAATACATGCCGTATGGGAACCTGCTTGACTATCTCCGGGAGTGCAGCCGAGAGGAGGTGACCGCCGTCGTGTTACTTTACATGGCCACCCAGATCTCCTCTGCCATGGAGTACTTGGAGAAGAAGAACTTCATCCATAG AGATCTTGCTGCCCGGAACTGCCTAGTGGGCGAGAACCATGTGGTGAAAGTGGCCGACTTTGGTTTAAGTAGACTGATGACTGGAGATACCTACACTGCTCATGCTGGAGCCAAATTTCCTATTAAATGGACAGCACCCGAGAGTCTGGCCTACAATACCTTTTCAATTAAATCTGACGTTTGGG CGTTTGGAGTACTGTTGTGGGAAATTGCTACATATGGAATGTCACCATATCCAGGTATTGACCTATCTCAAGTCTATGACCTACTGGAAAAAGGATATCGAATGGAACAGCCTGAGGGATGCCCCCCTAAAGTGTATGAACTTATGAGAGCAT GCTGGAAGTGGAGCCCTGCTGACAGGCCCTCTTTTGCTGAAACCCATCAAGCTTTTGAAACAATGTTCCATGACTCCAGCATCTCTGAAG AGGTAGCTGAGGAGCTTGGGAGAacggcctcctcctcctctgtggttCCATACCTGCCTCGGTTACCGCTGCTTCCTTCCAAGACGAGGACCCTGAGGAAGCAGGGGGAGAACAAAGAGAACCTAGATGGGGGCCTTGATGCCGCCGAGAGCCTGGCCTCCAGCTCAGCACCAG GGTTCATTAGAAGCACACAGGCCTCCAGTGGGTCCCCAGCTCTGCCTCGAAAGCAAAGAGATAAGTCGCCCAGCAGCCTCTTAGAAGATGCCAAAGAGACATGCTTTACCAGGGATAGGAAGGGGggcttcttcagctccttcatgaAAAAGAGGAACGCCCCCACGCCCCCGAAGCGCAGCAGCTCCTTTCGAGAAATGGAGAATCAGCCCCACAAGAAATATGAACTCACGGGTAACTTCTCACCTGTTGCTTCTCTACAGCATGCTGATGGGTTCTCTGTCGCTCCCAGCCAGCAAGAGCCGAATCTGGTGCCAGCCAAGTGCTATGGGGGGAGCTTTGCACAGAGGAACCTCTGTGCTGATGATGacagtggtgggggtgggggcagtggcACTGCTGGGGGCGGGTGGTCTGGTATCACAGGCTTCTTTACACCTCGATTAATCAAAAAGACACTGGGCTTGCGAGCAGGTAAGCCCACAGCCAGTGATGACACTTCGAAGCCTTTTCCAAGGTCCAACTCTACATCTTCCATGTCCTCAGGGCTTCCAGAGCAGGATAGGATGGCAATGACCCTTCCCAGGAACTGCCAGAGGTCCAAACTCCAGCTGGAAAGGACAGTGTCCACCTCTTCTCAACCAGAAGAGAATGTGGACAGGGCTAATGACATGCTTCCAAAAAAATCTGAGGAAGGTGCTGCTCCAGCCAGGGAGAGACCAAAAGCCAAACTATTGCCCAGAGGAGCCACAGCTCTTCCCTTGAGAGCCCCTGATCCAGCCATCACAGAGAGTGACTCTCCGGGGGTAGGGGTGGCTGGAGTGGCAGCTGCCCCCAAAGGCAAGGAAAGGAATGGTGGGACGCGACTTGGAGTCGCTGGAGTCCCCGAGGATGGAGAGCAGCTAGGCTGGTCTTCTCCAGCCAAGGCTGTAGCTGTCCTCCCAACCACTCACAACCACAAAGTGCCAGTCCTTATCTCTCCCACTCTGAAACACACTCCAGCTGATGTGCAGCTCATTGGCACAGACTCTCAGGGGAACAAATTCAAGCTCTTATCTGAGCATCAGGTCACATCCTCTGGAGACAAGGACCGACCCCGTCGGGTAAAACCAAAGTgtgccccaccccccccaccagTGATGAGACTACTGCAGCATCCGTCCACATGCTCAGACCCCGAGGAAGAGCCGACTGCCCCACCTGCAGGACAGCACACTCCAGAGAcccaggagggaggaaaaaaggcaGCTCCAGGCCCAATGCCCAGTAGTGGGAAACCTGGGAGGCCAGTCATGCCTCCACCTCAAGTGCCTTTGCCCACATCTTCCATCTCACCGGCCAAAATGGCCAATGGCACAGCAGGTACTAAGGTGGCCCTGAGGAAAACCAAACAGGCAGCTGAGAAAATCTCAGCTGACAAAATCAGCAAAGAGGCCCTGCTGGAGTGTGCCGACCTACTGTCCAGTGCAATCACGGAACCTGTGCCCAACAGCCAACTGGTGGACACTGGGCACCAGCTGCTCGACTACTGCTCAGGGTATGTGGACAGCATCCCTCAGACTCGCAACAAGTTTGCCTTCCGAGAGGCTGTGAGCAAACTGGAACTTAGCTTACAGGAGCTGCAGGTGTCTTCCACAGCTGCTGGTGTGCCTGGGACAAACCCCGTCCTTAATAACTTATTGTCGTGTGTACAGGAAATTAGCGATGTGGTGCAGAGGTAG